The region CGTCGCGGAGTTCGACAGCTTCGTGTGTGCCGGTCGATGCGCCCGATGGCACGGCGGCCCGTCCCAGAAAACCGTTCTCGGTACGGACGTCCACTTCAACAGTTGGGTTACCCCGTGAATCCAGGATCTGCCGGGCATGAATGCTTTGGATGGTACTCATTGCAAAATAATAAGAGGTGTTAACAACGAAATTTTCTATCGTTCCGGCGTACCGGGTTATCGAGTTTGACTACCAAGCTATTAGGCTTGTTAGCTAACCAGCCACAAAGTAACGAAATACAGGGCAAAACTTTAGAAAAAGGATAGCGATTGCTGTGTTACTTAATCAATAATTCATGGTCAATAGAGTCCTGAAACAGAACTTACCAGAAAATGTTGTCTATTTGTGAGCTGATTATTTGCCACTAAACAAACCATACCCATGCGAGGTCTATTATATTTTCTGTTGTTTTTATTAGTCATTTTCGGTGTTCTTTATGCGCTCACCGGCTGGAGTTACAGTGATGGCGAACGGGCCGGTACGGTCTCCAAGTTCAGTCGCCGGGGTTTCCTTTTCAAAACGTATGAAGGCGTACTGAATGTAGGTGGCTTCTCGGGCGAAACCGGCTCCTTAACTCCCCAGTATTTTGATTTCTCGGTGAAAGATGATGCCGTAGCAGCTCAGGTTACGCAGGCTGTCAAAACAGGGCAGCGGGTAACCCTGCACTACGAAGAGAAGATCCTGAAGTTTCCCTGGAATGGCGAAACGAAATACTACATTACGGCCGTAGAAATAGTAGGTCCACCAGCACGTCCGTACGGAGACAGCTCTGCATATCCGGGCTATCAGCAAGGCCAGCCACAGCCAGCTCAGCCACAGCAGGCACAGCCGCAAACCCAGCAGCCTGCACCCGCTCAGCAGCCCGCTATGGCCGACACCCTACGGTAGAAATACAGCCCGCAATAGACCACTAAACCGCGCTGATAATGAGCAAGTTTGCTAGGTTACTGCGGGCAATTTATTTCACATAAAAGAAGCCAGAAAACCCCTTAACTATTTTCAAAAGTCATTTGGTAATCTGCCCGTTTTTGGGTAATTTTATCTGTTTAAACAACCATCCTAACATGGCAAAATCAGATACGGCGCAAGCCACAGCATCTGCTAATGACAGTAAACTAAAAGCCCTTCAAACAACCATCGAGAAACTGGATAAAGCCTTCGGCAAAGGCACGGTTATGCGCCTGAGCGAAAGCAAAGTCGTAGACATTCCGGTTATTTCGACAGGTTCGCTTGGATTAGATCTGGCCCTTGGCATCGGCGGTATGCCCCGTGGCCGTGTTGTTGAAATCTACGGTCCTGAATCGTCGGGTAAAACAACATTAACCATGCACTGCATTGCCGAAGCGCAGAAAGCGGGCGGCCTGGCAGCTTTTATTGATGCAGAACACGCATTCGACCGGGTTTACGCAGAGAAATTAGGCATTGATACAAAAAACCTGCTCATCTCACAACCTGACAATGGTGAACAAGCGCTTGAAATCGCTGAGCACCTGATCAGTTCCGGTGCGATTGACATCATCGTTATTGACTCCGTTGCTGCTCTTGTACCGAAAGCCGAGATCGAAGGCGAAATGGGCGAAAGCAAAATGGGTCTTCAGGCTCGTCTGATGTCGCAGGCCTTGCGGAAACTGACGGGTACGATCAATAAAACCGGTTGCTGCTGTATTTTCATTAACCAGTTGCGTGAAAAAATCGGTGTGATGTTCGGTAACCCCGAAACAACTACCGGTGGTAACGCCCTTAAATTCTACGCATCGGTTCGTCTGGACATCCGTCGTATCGGTCAGATTAAAGAAGGTGCCGACAACGTAGTGGGTAACCGTACGAAAGTGAAAGTTGTCAAGAACAAATTGGCCGCTCCTTTCAAAGTAGTTGAATTCGATATCATGTACGGCCAAGGCATTTCTAAAGTTGGTGAGATCCTCGATCTGGCTGTAGAAATGGAAGTTGTTAAGAAATCAGGTTCCTGGTTCTCGTACGGCACCAGCCGTTTGGCACAGGGCCGCGATGCCGTGAAGGAGCTGCTCCTCGACAACCCGGAGCTGATGGGTGAGATCGAAGGTAAAATCCGCGCGAAGATTGCTGATGATCAGGACGCCCTCCTCGACCCCGTTCTCGCAGCTACCGCTGATGACGACGAAGGCGAAATTGACGATTAATTAAACTCGTTGTAGTGCCGACCGTCCCGGTCGGGTGTGAATGTAGCTGGCTTAGGTCGTCTACTTCACACCCGACCGGGACGGTCGGTTTTACAAAGGTGTGACGGTAATTAGGCGAGGCTGTCCTACACACATGGAACCCGAAGTATACCGCCGTAAACTCCCTCACATACAGCCTCTCTTAGGAACATTCTTCATTACATATCGACTTCACGATTCCTTACCTGTTGAGGTGAAGCAGCAACTTCTTGACGAATTTCAAGCCGAGAAAGCGCGTGTCGTGAAAATCGAAAACCATTCCATCAAAATAATTGATGAATTGAACCGACGGTATTTTGGTCAATTTGATGCCCTGTTGGATTTATGTACTTACTGCCCTGCTTACCTATCAAATACCGCAGTAGCACGGCTAGTAGCAGATTCGCTGCATATCTGGGATAATAGCCGAATCGACCTGATTGCCTACTGCATTATGTCTAACCATGTTCATGCCGTTTTTACTCTGGTTTATGAGAAGACTAAAGCTGGAAAAGTGAACTCATTAAAACAGCTAATGCATTCGATTAAAAGCTATACCGCACATGAAGCCAATAAGCTATTGAATTTGAGTGGCAAATTTTGGGAAGAAGAAACCTATGACCGTTTAATCCGTAATACTGACGAGTTACGCCGTATTGTACGATATGTATTGAATAACACCGTCAAAGCTGGTTTATGTAACGATTGGAAAAGCTGGCAGTGGACATACGTGAAGCCTGAGTATGATGAGTTCTCGTAATAAAGTATTTCCGTAAAACCGACCGTCCCGGTCGGGTATGAAGTAGACGACCCAAGTCAGCTATATTCACACCCGACCGGGACGGTCGGCACTACACTGAAATTACCGGTTCTCCAGCGGAACAAACTCCCGTAGGGTAGCTCCCGTATAAATCTGACGAGGCCGACCGATCGGCTCTTTCGTTTCGCGCATTTCTTTCCATTGGGCAATCCAACCCGGTAGGCGGCCGATAGCGAACATGACCGTAAACATATTCGTTGGGATACCCAGCGCGCGGTAGATTATACCCGAGTAGAAATCCACATTCGGGTACAATTTGCGCGATACGAAGTATTCATCGTTCAACGCGGCCTCTTCAAGACCTTTGGCGATTTCAAGAACGGGGTCGTTTACGCCCAGCTTAGCTAATACATCATCAGCAGCTTTCTTGATAATTTTAGCGCGGGGATCGAAGTTTTTGTAAACCCGGTGACCGAACCCGAACAAACGGAAGCCCGTCGTTTTGGCGTTCTTGGCCATTTCTACATACTTGGAAACATCGCCACCATCGGCTTTAATATTTTCCAGCATTTCAATCACTTCCTGGTTTGCACCACCATGCAGCGGACCCCATAAGGCACTAATGCCCGCCGAAATTGACGAGTACAGGTTAGCCTGCGACGATCCAACCAGACGTACCGTTGATGTGGAGCAGTTCTGCTCGTGGTCGGCATGAAGAATAAGCAGTACGTTTAGGGCTTCGGCAACGACCGGATCGACCTTATAGTCTTCGACGGGCAGCGCGAACATCATATTCAGGAAGTTCGGGATGTAGTCGAGGTTATTCTTCGGGTAGTTGGTCGGATGGCCCATCGAGCGCTTGTACGACCAGGTGGCAATGGTTGGCAGCTTGGCCAGCAACCGGATAATGTGCAGGTCGGTTTTGTCTTCTTCTTTGCCATTCTCCAACTCAGGGTAGAAAGCACTCATGGCGCTAACCATCGACGCCAGTACACCCATTGGGTGCGCATTGACCGGGAACCCGTTAAAGATTGTCCGCATGCCTTCGTTCACCAGCGTATGCCGACGAATGGCATTTTCGAAGGTATGGTACTCTTCCTGCGTAGGCAGTTCACCATAGATCAACAAATAGGCAACTTCCAGAAACGACGCCTTGGCGGCTAAATCTTCAATTGAATACCCTCGGTATTGCAGAATGCCCAGCTCACCATCCAGAAATGTGATGGCACTTTTGGTGGCACCGGTGTTTTTATAACCACGATCTAAGGTAACGTAGCCAGTCTGATCACGAAGGTTCGAGATGTCGAAGGCTTTTTCATGTTCGGTTCCCTCTAAGGTTGGAAATGAATATGTTTTACCATCGACGGTTAATTCAGCGGAGTTTGCCATACAAAAAACAGGGTAGAGAATCAGAGATAATGAGTTAGGCTTTTTTTAAGCATTGAGATACCTCATAACGAAATGAACCCGTTTCGTCGGGGCATCGCAGCGGTTCGAAAACAGCCGTAAAACCAACAAAACGAGTTCACCGAACCACCGGCTCAGTGAGGTAAGGCCATGTCCGGCGAAATTAGTCCAAAAACCCAAACGACAGATGAAATTGTATAAAAAAAGCCATGTTACGTTTGTATTAAGCTATAACCGAAAGTTTTTCCCATAAGTTTACTGGTCAACGCTTCGAAAAAACGCCCCCTTTCATAACCATCTGAACGCGTTGCACATCGGTGATCGTTTTTGTTGGATCGCCCTGTACGGCGACTAAATCGGCCAGCAAACCCGGCCGAATGCGTCCCCGATCCGTTAATTTGAAAACGTCGGCATTAATAGACGTGACCGAACGCATCACGTCGATTGGCTTCATTCCGTAATCGACCATCAGCAGCAATTCACGAGCGTTGTCGCCGTGACTGAATACACCCACATCGCCCCCGGCGCAAATGGTAACCCCTGCAGCCAGTGCCTGTTTGAATATATCCCGCTTTTGTTTGAGCCGCTCGGGTTCGGGATCCTGCCCTTTTTTCCAGCCCCGGTATTGACTAATCGCATCGCCAGCGGCCAGTGTTGGACATAGGGCGGTACCATGTTGTTTCATAAGCGCAAAGATTTCGGGGGTTCCGGCATCACCGTGTTCAACGGTTTCGCAGCCGCCCAGAATAGCCCGGCGCATCCCCTCTGCCGTACTGGCATGAGCCACCACACCCCGCCCGCTGCTTCGGGCGGTTTCGACGATAAGCTTAATTTCATCGAGGGTATAGGTTGGGCGGGCTTCGGCCATGAGTCCCCAGCGGTAATCGGCGTAAATCTTTATGGCGTCGGCTCCTTTGCCAATCTGCCGCCGAACGGCCTGAATCAGCGCATCGTGGCCATCCGCTTCTTCGGCTCCCTGCGGCACGTCGATATCCGGGCTGAAGCCTTTTGGCGCGTAACTACCGGTAGCAATGAGCGCCCGCGTCACGATCATCATGCGCGGGCCGGGTATGATGCCTTTATTAATCGCCTGCTTCAAGCCGACATCGTCATAATCGGCCCCTTCGGTCCCTAGATCACGCACGGTAGTAAAGCCCGCTTCCAGTGTTTTCCGGGCGTGAACGGTGGCCCGCGCTACGCGCAGCGAGCGGGCTTCCTTCAGCACCTGATCATCCCAGGGCGTTTCATTGTACGGATGCAAAAGCAAATGCGAATGTCCTTCGATCAAACCGGGCATGAGTGTTGTTCCTTTCAGATCAACCACGGTAGCCCCCGTTGACGAAACACTGTTGGCCGGACCAGCGGCCTCAATCTTATCGTCTTTCACCCGTACGACCCAGCCTTCATGCATGGTTTCGCCATCGAAAACCCGGTCGGGACGGAGGAGGTACCCGACAGCATCTTGCTGTCGGCGAGATACATTATAATTTGTTTGTCCCACCGACAGCAAGATGCTGTCGGGTACAAGCAAGAACATCAATAGCCATTTAATCGAAATCATTGTATTCAGGTTTTGTATATGTCCATTTCCAGTCTTGCCAACGCGCACAAAGACCGGCTTTTACAGGATTTTGTAAGGTGTATTGAACAATGCGGTGGAGTTCGTTCCAGTCGCGCACCAGACGATCGTAGCTTTCATGTTCCCAAAAGCCTCCCGATCTGTCGAGTAGTTCGTTGCATTTTTTAGCGGTGTAGCTTGTCAAACTATGCATGACTTTGTCAAGGGTGACAAATGGCTTGGTTGCAGGAACAGGATTGAGTGCAAATAAACATGCACATGATTCGACATAATTGTGAAGGCAATCAGGTCATACTTCTTTTCATCAAAAAAATGTAACGCATCAGCTACAAGCTGAGCAACTGAATCAAGCTTTAAATAATGTGGTCCATTATCTATTTTGTCGAGTAGGGCATCATATCGTCCGAAAAACTGACGATGAAGCCGGTCCAATTGTTCAGGCGTGTAATCAGGCCGCATCAAAAGCTGTTTCTGCTGCCATTCAAACTCTTCCTGTAATACCCGCCTTACTGACTGCGGCAATGAATCGGCCAGCCGAAACGTTACGAAGAACGTTCCGCCCAACGGCTGAATATGCGGTAGTTTTGTTCGGTAAAAGTCACGGAAAGGTTCGTTCATAAATGTACCCGACAGCATCTTGCTGTCGGTGTGTAAAGTACACAAAATAACTTACACATCGTCACCAGCTTATGGTGACTACACAGAACGGTTTAAGACCTACACGCCGACAGCAAGATGCTGTCGGGTACAAAAGACACTTACCGCAACCGCCGGAGCAAACCCTCGCCGAATATCAGCACAATCAGGCCGGGCAGCAGAATGGCTCCCGCCCGGAAACCAGCACCCGTTAGTTTGTAGATACCCGTGTTGTACTGCGTAAAACTTTGAAACAGATAGTAAGCCGATGCCGCCAGCAAAGCGGCCAGAATACCTAACGCAACCGGCTTGCTCAACTGACCAACGGCCCAGACGATAAGTAAGCATAGACCCACTACCACCGCTACGGTTCCCAACG is a window of Spirosoma linguale DSM 74 DNA encoding:
- a CDS encoding hypothetical protein (KEGG: geo:Geob_3543 hypothetical protein), with the translated sequence MRGLLYFLLFLLVIFGVLYALTGWSYSDGERAGTVSKFSRRGFLFKTYEGVLNVGGFSGETGSLTPQYFDFSVKDDAVAAQVTQAVKTGQRVTLHYEEKILKFPWNGETKYYITAVEIVGPPARPYGDSSAYPGYQQGQPQPAQPQQAQPQTQQPAPAQQPAMADTLR
- a CDS encoding recA protein (KEGG: bcs:BCAN_A1224 recombinase A~TIGRFAM: recA protein~PFAM: RecA domain protein~SMART: AAA ATPase), which gives rise to MAKSDTAQATASANDSKLKALQTTIEKLDKAFGKGTVMRLSESKVVDIPVISTGSLGLDLALGIGGMPRGRVVEIYGPESSGKTTLTMHCIAEAQKAGGLAAFIDAEHAFDRVYAEKLGIDTKNLLISQPDNGEQALEIAEHLISSGAIDIIVIDSVAALVPKAEIEGEMGESKMGLQARLMSQALRKLTGTINKTGCCCIFINQLREKIGVMFGNPETTTGGNALKFYASVRLDIRRIGQIKEGADNVVGNRTKVKVVKNKLAAPFKVVEFDIMYGQGISKVGEILDLAVEMEVVKKSGSWFSYGTSRLAQGRDAVKELLLDNPELMGEIEGKIRAKIADDQDALLDPVLAATADDDEGEIDD
- a CDS encoding protein of unknown function DUF1568 (PFAM: protein of unknown function DUF1568~KEGG: sun:SUN_0186 hypothetical protein); the encoded protein is MEPEVYRRKLPHIQPLLGTFFITYRLHDSLPVEVKQQLLDEFQAEKARVVKIENHSIKIIDELNRRYFGQFDALLDLCTYCPAYLSNTAVARLVADSLHIWDNSRIDLIAYCIMSNHVHAVFTLVYEKTKAGKVNSLKQLMHSIKSYTAHEANKLLNLSGKFWEEETYDRLIRNTDELRRIVRYVLNNTVKAGLCNDWKSWQWTYVKPEYDEFS
- a CDS encoding citrate synthase I (KEGG: scl:sce8281 hypothetical protein~TIGRFAM: citrate synthase I~PFAM: Citrate synthase), whose translation is MANSAELTVDGKTYSFPTLEGTEHEKAFDISNLRDQTGYVTLDRGYKNTGATKSAITFLDGELGILQYRGYSIEDLAAKASFLEVAYLLIYGELPTQEEYHTFENAIRRHTLVNEGMRTIFNGFPVNAHPMGVLASMVSAMSAFYPELENGKEEDKTDLHIIRLLAKLPTIATWSYKRSMGHPTNYPKNNLDYIPNFLNMMFALPVEDYKVDPVVAEALNVLLILHADHEQNCSTSTVRLVGSSQANLYSSISAGISALWGPLHGGANQEVIEMLENIKADGGDVSKYVEMAKNAKTTGFRLFGFGHRVYKNFDPRAKIIKKAADDVLAKLGVNDPVLEIAKGLEEAALNDEYFVSRKLYPNVDFYSGIIYRALGIPTNMFTVMFAIGRLPGWIAQWKEMRETKEPIGRPRQIYTGATLREFVPLENR
- a CDS encoding amidohydrolase (PFAM: amidohydrolase; Amidohydrolase 3~KEGG: mxa:MXAN_2375 amidohydrolase domain- containing protein); the protein is MISIKWLLMFLLVPDSILLSVGQTNYNVSRRQQDAVGYLLRPDRVFDGETMHEGWVVRVKDDKIEAAGPANSVSSTGATVVDLKGTTLMPGLIEGHSHLLLHPYNETPWDDQVLKEARSLRVARATVHARKTLEAGFTTVRDLGTEGADYDDVGLKQAINKGIIPGPRMMIVTRALIATGSYAPKGFSPDIDVPQGAEEADGHDALIQAVRRQIGKGADAIKIYADYRWGLMAEARPTYTLDEIKLIVETARSSGRGVVAHASTAEGMRRAILGGCETVEHGDAGTPEIFALMKQHGTALCPTLAAGDAISQYRGWKKGQDPEPERLKQKRDIFKQALAAGVTICAGGDVGVFSHGDNARELLLMVDYGMKPIDVMRSVTSINADVFKLTDRGRIRPGLLADLVAVQGDPTKTITDVQRVQMVMKGGVFSKR